In Plasmodium sp. gorilla clade G2 genome assembly, contig: PADLG01_00_5, whole genome shotgun sequence, one DNA window encodes the following:
- a CDS encoding serine repeat antigen 2 produces MKFHISFFLILYIVFFKNTIKCEGTGDVNEESLSAQSPDAKLRGQNEHQEQSQQSSGPSLEQPSQQVQPQESQLEVGTGRVATSEEKGPGATEPSPGEELATGRTPSVGGESAERGVSTQGATSEAGGASPTGEVLTQTNLSTSEGSSSPSSTSGATAQVPSGQDAISNPSPQQKADTAEKLATQKDSPKPVLPPAHSFKNLNQSNISQTIPVKSYFLKHYKGVKVTGSCGVQFQLVIVPHLFINVETKTNNIQLEPQFMKLSERIDFEKDKANLKNKCEDNKNKSFKFILYLQDDMITIKWKVDEEKTATTTTTPPGKVDLNVDVKRYKLPKLDQPVTSIQIHSLAKDGEKYLMESKDYDLGDKIPEKCEAIANDCFLSGNVDIEKCFQCTLLVNKADKNDECLKYVSKNIKDRFEEIATKGEDDEDSDEYEFIASANYILKNMYKKNDTNEKKELLDFKEVDNDLKVELLNYCNLLKDNDVNGILTNEELGNEQDIFNNLSKLLEEHKEENDNVLYHKMKNEALCLKNVNDWMKNKTGLVLPQLKYSLNNVNENNENYIKENVFEEDENGIVDLTKFTVDTNYSSYNHADSLYCNQDYCNRLKDHNNCVSKINVEDQKNCALSWAFASKYHLETIKCMKGYEPVNTSALYVANCGKNENKNVCTEGSNPLVFLQTVEEKGFLPTESNYPYDESKVGDACPEVQNEWDNAFENTKVLDYNNEPFSLGTKGYTAYESEHFKDNMDTFVKLIKDEIKNKGSVIAYVKAENVLGYELNGKKVQNLCGDKTPDHAVNIVGYGNYINDEDEKKSYWIVRNSWGKYWGDDGYFKVDMYGPSNCENNFIHSVVVFNVDVPVNEYFDKKENDKFKYYLKNSPDFYHNIYYKNYNLEKHVSPMNTWGKGLHNKLNNHNLVFGQESAVTVEEGQLGTDSARSLRGEASESLETAKGQGSSTSGAGGSSESSHVDTVVNSVVSTDGSLSRSTGEDQNGNADGRLNGSEGGRPNESAGENSSGQSVTQEKSQVGDVSLPASSQEGINTSPSPNVDKNTPGSLPNPTAAHSQPPVEQNDNERGTNAPGSTQTTPVVPTQTADNSKKAQIFHVLKHIKDSKIKMGLVKYENSDNIGADHVCSRTTAVNPEKQEECVKFCDDNWDNCKNKPSPGYCLTQLKKTNECFFCYV; encoded by the exons ATGAAGTTTCATATTTCATTCTttcttatattat atattgtattttttaaaaatacaataaaatgTGAAGGCACTGGAGATGTAAATGAAGAATCGTTAAGTGCTCAGAGTCCAGATGCAAAATTACGAGGTCAAAATGAACACCAAGAACAATCACAACAATCTTCAGGACCATCTTTAGAACAACCCAGTCAACAAGTTCAACCACAAGAATCACAACTAGAAGTTGGAACAGGAAGAGTAGCAACATCAGAAGAAAAAGGACCAGGGGCAACAGAACCATCACCAGGTGAAGAATTAGCAACGGGTAGAACACCATCAGTGGGTGGAGAATCAGCAGAGCGTGGAGTATCAACACAGGGTGCAACATCAGAAGCGGGTGGAGCATCTCCAACAGGTGAAGTATTAACACAAACAAACTTATCAACATCCGAAGGATCATCATCTCCATCAAGCACAAGTGGAGCCACAGCACAAGTTCCTTCTGGTCAAGATGCAATTTCAAATCCCTCTCCTCAACAAAAGGCAGACACTGCGGAAAAATTAGCTACCCAGAAAGATTCCCCTAAGCCTGTTCTTCCCCCAGCCCATTCATTCAAAAACTTGAACCAATCCAATATCTCTCAAACTATTCCTGTAaaatcttattttttaaaacattataaGGGTGTAAAAGTTACTGGTTCATGTGGTGTACAGTTTCAATTAGTTATTGTACCCCACTTGTTTATCAATGTtgaaacaaaaacaaataatattcaaTTGGAACCTCAATTTATGAAATTAAGTGAAAGAATAGATTTCGAAAAGGATAAAGCCAATTTAAAGAATAAGtgtgaagataataaaaataagtcATTCAAATTTATATTGTATCTTCAAGATGATATGATAACTATTAAATGGAAGgtagatgaagaaaaaactGCCACCACTACTACTACac cTCCAGGTAAAGTAGATTTAAACGTTGATGTCAAAAGATACAAACTACCAAAATTAGATCAACCAGTTACATCTATTCAAATACATTCTCTTGCAAAGGATggagaaaaatatttaatggaAAGTAAAGATTACGACTTAGGAGATAAAATACCAG AAAAATGTGAGGCTATCGCTAATGATTGTTTCTTAAGCGGAAATGTTGATATTGAAAAATGTTTCCAATGTACATTATTAGTTAACAAGgctgataaaaatgatgaatgtCTTAAATACGtatctaaaaatataaaagacaGATTCGAAGAGATTGCAACAAAGGGAGAGGACGATGAAGATTCTGATGAATATGAATTTATAGCATCtgcaaattatatattaaaaaatatgtacaaaaaaaatgatacaaatgaaaaaaaagaattattagatTTCAAAGAAGTAGATAATGATTTGAAGgtagaattattaaattactGTAATTTATTAAAGGATAATGATGTAAATGGTATATTGACAAATGAAGAATTGGGAAATGAAcaagatatatttaataacttatcaaaattattaGAGGAacataaagaagaaaatgataatgtaCTTTATCATAAAATGAAGAATGAAGCATTGtgtttaaaaaatgtaaatgattggatgaaaaataaaactgGATTAGTATTACcacaattaaaatattctttaaataatgtTAATGAGAATAacgaaaattatattaaggAAAATGTTTTTGAAGAAGATGAAAACGGAATTGTTGATTTAACAAAATTTACAGTAGATACAAATTATTCATCATATAATCATGCAGATAGTTTATATTGCAATCAAGATTATTGCAATAGATTAAAAGATCATAATAATTGTGTATCCAAAATAAATGTAGAAGATCAAAAGAATTGTGCCTTATCATGGGCTTTTGCATCTAAATATCATTTAGAAACTATTAAATGTATGAAAGGATACGAACCTGTAAACACATCTGCTTTATATGTTGCAAACTGtggtaaaaatgaaaataaaaatgtatgcACTGAAGGATCGAATCCATTAGTATTCTTACAAACTGTTGAAGAAAAGGGATTCTTACCAACCGAATCGAATTATCCATATGATGAATCTAAAGTTGGAGATGCTTGTCCAGAAGTACAAAATGAATGGGATAATGCATTTGAAAATACTAAAGTAttagattataataatgaaccATTTTCTTTAGGCACCAAAGGATATACTGCATATGAAAGTGAACATTTTAAAGATAATATGGATACATTTGTTAAGTTAATAAAAGAcgaaataaagaataaaggTTCAGTTATTGCTTATGTAAAAGCTGAAAATGTCTTAGGATATGAATTAAACGGAAAGAAAGTTCAAAACTTATGTGGTGATAAAACACCTGATCATGCAGTTAATATTGTTGGTTAtggtaattatataaatgatgaagatgagAAAAAATCTTATTGGATTGTAAGAAATAGTTGGGGTAAATATTGGGGAGATGATGGTTACTTTAAAGTTGATATGTATGGACCATCAAATTGTGAAAATAATTTCATCCACAGTGTAGTAGTATTTAATGTTGATGTACCTGTAAATGAATATTtcgataaaaaagaaaacgatAAATTTAAGTATTATTTGAAGAACTCTCCAGATTTTTACCAcaacatttattataaaaattataatttagaAAAACATGTATCACCAATGAATACATGGGGTAAGGGAttacataataaattaaataatcataatttgGTTTTTGGACAAGAAAGCGCAGTTACTGTTGAAGAAGGACAATTAGGTACAGATTCAGCAAGAAGTCTACGTGGGGAAGCAAGTGAAAGTTTAGAGACAGCTAAAGGTCAGGGTTCCAGTACAAGTGGAGCTGGAGGTTCAAGTGAAAGTTCACATGTAGATACAGTTGTGAATTCAGTTGTAAGTACAGATGGAAGTTTAAGTAGAAGTACAGGTGAAGACCAAAATGGAAATGCAGATGGAAGACTAAATGGAAGTGAAGGTGGAAGACCAAATGAAAGTGCAGGTGAAAATTCAAGTGGACAATCTGTAACACAAGAAAAATCTCAAGTCGGGGATGTATCATTACCAGCATCATCTCAAGAAGGAATAAACACATCACCTTCTCCGAATGTAGATAAAAATACTCCAGGAAGTTTACCAAATCCAACAGCTGCACATTCACAACCTCCCGTAGAACAAAATGATAACGAAAGAGGTACAAATGCTCCAGGAAGTACACAAACTACACCAGTTGTACCCACTCAGACTGCAGACAATAGTAAAAAAGCTCAAATATTCCATgttttaaaacatattaaaGATAGCAAAATAAAGATGGGCTTAGTTAAATATGAGAATTCTGACAATATTGGTGCTGATCACGTATGTTCTAGAACTACTGCTGTAAATCCAGAAAAACAAGAAGAATGTGTGAAATTTTGTGATGATAATTGGGACAACTGTAAAAATAAGCCTTCCCCAGGATATTGTTTAActcaattaaaaaaaacaaatgaatGTTTCTTCTgctatgtataa
- a CDS encoding serine repeat antigen 1 encodes MEFFIPYLYIICVIFIINVTSTGGWTDDDINNIEDKSILGTSHNNISNINLSAIPNLDSSIPVSLSSDTKKWSSNNRTSRKDKKKKEIKPKDIMNNNDTSNSSSRNKENNNPIKSALLKGNKGIKITGPCNANLSIFLVPHIYIDVETKYNNIQLRYKLDECSESIKFKDTTTELSTSDDTSLNVNFKEGVSRDTLDKDRLYNICEDNKTFKFVVYIIDNILTLKWKVYQTGVTNNKVDIRQYKIKELSSPITTFQIHSVSENKDFHVLETKNYAIKTDIPEKCDIMATKCFLSGNINIEKCLECTLLVQNNDTSSECFTYVSKDVRQNFNQIKAEAEDDENFRDYHLTDIINNILTKIYKIYKINKINKNEEKKELISLEELDDFLKEKITDYCTILKELDMNGTLVNHELGNNVDVFNNLIRLLKLHENESISTLHHKLRNSAICMKYPDKWIEKKRGLILPNVENNNIIYNIKYEKLNEEKKRKIDNNMLDEDDIKISDIKNIKKKNIYFFSNNTSEHFNNEKQFCNSSYCNRLKDENNCISKIQIEDQGNCSISWIFASKYHFETLKCMRGYKPHAISALYIANCSKRKHKDRCNVGSNPLEFLQIIQENKFLPMETNYLYTYTKVGNHCPDEEKKWANLLEHTRMINYNNKDFTTLSTKAYIAYERETFKKDMHSFVKLIKDEIMNKGSVIAYVKAENVLGYELNGKKVQNLCGDKTPDHAVNIVGYGNYINDEGEKKSYWLVRNSWGKYWGDEGYFKVDMYGPSNCENNFIHSVVVFNINMPKNKKCAVKRSLPLYNYYLKNSPDFYHNLYYKNFNSKKSMNLVNASDERKNIYDQEDKVNNEKRSKVLNSEVTTSLSSQRHDKDDNTETIIGNRQDINRQEKNIKDEFNKSSITNNNVSSSNMTISNKNTNKVKIYHIIKHVKNTKIKIGFVKYDNYNIIGMNHTCSRSYSTDQDKHEECIKFCELHWNKCKDKTSPGYCLTKLKGSDECFFCYV; translated from the exons ATGGAGTTTTTTATAccttatttgtatataatat gtgttatatttatcataaatGTTACTAGTACAGGTGGGTGGACAgatgatgatattaataatattgaagaTAAATCAATTTTAGGTACTAgccataataatatatcaaatataaatttatctgCTATCCCTAATTTGGATAGTAGCATACCTGTTAGTCTTTCAAGTGATACCAAAAAATGGTCATCTAATAATCGTACATCTAGAaaagataagaaaaaaaaagaaataaaacctaaagatattatgaataataatgatacatCTAATTCTTCTTcaagaaataaagaaaataataatccaATAAAATCTGCATTattaaaaggaaataaaGGAATAAAAATTACTGGACCATGTAATGCAAATTTGTCAATATTTCTTGttccacatatatatattgatgttgaaacaaaatataataatattcaattAAGATATAAGTTGGATGAATGTAGTGAATCAATAAAATTCAAAGATACAACTACAGAATTAAGTACGTCTGATGATACGTCGTTGAATGTTAATTTTAAGGAAGGTGTATCAAGAGATACTTTAGATAAGGAcagattatataatatatgtgaagataataaaacatttaaatttgtagtatatattatagataaTATTTTGACACTTAAATGGAAAGTATACCAAACAGGAGTTACAA aTAACAAAGTAGATATCAGACAATATAAAATCAAAGAACTAAGTAGTCCTATCACAACATTTCAAATTCATAGCGTGTCAGAAAATAAAGACTTCCATGTATTGGAAACTAAAAATTATGCTATAAAAACAGACATACCAG AAAAATGTGATATTATGGCAACAAAGTGCTTTTTGAgtggaaatataaatatcgAAAAATGTCTAGAATGTACCTTACTTGTTCAGAATAATGATACATCAAGCGAATGCTTTACATATGTTTCAAAGGATGTTCGACAAAATTTCAATCAAATTAAAGCAGAAGCagaagatgatgaaaattttCGTGATTACCATCTTAcagatattataaataatatattgacaaaaatatacaaaatatataaaataaataaaataaataaaaatgaagaaaagaaagaattAATATCACTAGAAGAATTAgatgattttttaaaagaaaaaataacagATTATTGTACAATATTAAAAGAACTCGATATGAATGGAACATTAGTAAATCATGAATTAGGAAATAATGTAGatgtatttaataatttaataagattattaaaattacatGAAAATGAAAGTATAAGTACCTTACATCATAAATTAAGAAATTCAGCAATTTGTATGAAATATCCTGATAAAtggatagaaaaaaaaagaggtcTAATATTACCAAatgtagaaaataataatataatatataatattaaatatgaaaaattgaatgaagaaaaaaaaagaaaaatagataataatatgttagaTGAGGATGATATTAAAATTagtgatattaaaaatattaaaaaaaaaaatatatattttttttctaataatacatcagaacattttaataatgagAAACAATTTTGTAATAGCTCCTATTGTAATAGattaaaagatgaaaataattgtaTATCAAAAATTCAAATTGAAGATCAAGGAAATTGTTCAATTTCTTGGATTTTTGCATCTAAATATCATTTCGAAACTTTAAAATGTATGAGAGGTTATAAACCACATGCAATTTCTGCATTATATATAGCTAACTGTAGTAAAAGAAAACATAAAGATAGATGTAATGTGGGATCTAATCCATTAGaatttttacaaataatacaagaaaataaatttttaccTATGGAAACAAACtatttatatacttataCAAAAGTAGGCAATCATTGTCCagatgaagaaaagaaatgGGCAAATTTGTTGGAACATACAAGaatgataaattataataataaagattttACTACATTATCTACTAAAGCTTATATAGCATATGAAAGGGAAACATTTAAGAAAGACATGCATTCATTTGTTAAGTTAATAAAAGATGAAATAATGAATAAAGGTTCAGTTATTGCTTATGTAAAAGCAGAAAATGTCTTAGGATATGAATTAAACGGAAAGAAAGTTCAAAACTTATGTGGTGATAAAACACCTGATCATGCAGTTAATATTGTTGGTTAtggtaattatataaatgatgaaggTGAGAAAAAATCCTATTGGCTTGTAAGAAATAGTTGGGGTAAATATTGGGGAGATGAAGGTTACTTTAAAGTTGATATGTATGGACCATCAAATTGTGAAAATAATTTCATCCACAGTGTAGTagtatttaatattaatatgccTAAGAATAAGAAATGTGCTGTAAAGAGATCACTTCCATTATATAACTATTACTTGAAAAACTCTCCTGATTTTTATCATAacctttattataaaaattttaattctaAGAAAAGTATGAATTTGGTTAATGCGTCTGATGAacgtaaaaatatttatgaccAAGAAGATAAGGTAAACAATGAAAAAAGAAGTAAGGTTTTAAATTCGGAAGTAACTACTTCATTATCATCACAAAGACATGATAAAGATGACAATACAGAAACAATAATAGGAAATAGGCAAGATATAAACagacaagaaaaaaatatcaaggatgaatttaataaatcctctataacaaataataatgtatcaTCATCTAATATGACCATAAGTAATAAGAATACAAATAAGGTTAAAATATATCACATTATCAAACATGTAAagaatacaaaaataaaaataggtTTTGTTAAATacgataattataatatcataGGAATGAATCATACATGTTCAAGATCTTATTCAACAGATCAAGACAAACATGAAGAATGTATTAAATTTTGTGAACTTCATTGGAATAAATGTAAAGATAAAACATCCCCTGGATATTGTTTAACAAAACTGAAGGGATCAGATGAATGTTTTTTCTGTTATGTGTAA
- a CDS encoding serine repeat antigen 3, putative produces the protein MKNINIIYIYNLFHIGVLFCKNDIKCTTVVKSTQEGSQNLQNPSPTAPESRSQVDSSSSSPNSSIEKQPQEPNKESTIAGNVVSQGTPSNTSSQTSDNPSGPTSKNPPGQTSNDSSNSPQASSTPSNPPKSVDVKSAFLKHYKGVKVTGSCNANFQLFLVPHIFINVETKENNIQLDAKFMKLTERIHFEKDKSKLKNKCEPEKKQTFKFVLYLKEDVLTLKWKVDEEKPANPLKPEENTVDIRLYKLPKLDQPITSIQVHTLAIEGNSYLMESKDYSLGNNIPEKCDAIASDCFLSGNINIEKCLKCTLKVKKAEASDVCYKYVSKDEPKETKPAKPASEVKEVEAASEDYSDDKEYELSQSINNILNKMYKKQSSDEKNNKKELIKLEDADDSLQEELNKYCNSLKEVDVNGVLSNNEVGNEKDVFNNLTILLKEHMEENEHDVFEKLKNSALCLKISMTDTNEKKESNNNTEVNEDMFKENEHGIVDLTKFPIDTNYLSYKHVDYSYCNNDYCNWSKDKNSCISHIGIEDQKNCALSWAFASKYHLETIKCMKGYEHTPISSLYIANCSKNENEDVCTEGSNPLKVLQMIEEKGFLPTEVDYSYEQKQNNDEQNSLSTKGYTSYESETFKKDMHSFVKLIKDEIMNKGSVIAYVKADKLMGYGFNGKKVQNLCGDKTPDHAVNIIGYVDMYGPSDCEDNFIHSVVVFNVDLPVNEESVKKEAKIYNYYLKASPDFYHNLYFKNFDSQIGKTDEAENKNSYVYGQEEAASEQATLLTGSTTAAGPAGPAGPVGPAGPVGSSATEQETPKSRASQASSDVSSLTSPGPEASPEGPQPPTTESTRSESPAVSSEPPVPEKAQASSAAPASQDNTQSDRSKEKVDIFHVLKHIKDGKIKMGLVKYDHSDALGDDHVCSRSYSFGPRETRRMLNFVMITGKNVKIHLLLDFV, from the exons atgaaaaatataaatattatttatatatataatttattccaTATAGGTGtcttattttgtaaaaatgatataaaatgtaCAACAGTGGTCAAGAGTACCCAGGAAGGTTCTCAAAATCTTCAAAATCCTTCCCCTACTGCACCTGAATCAAGATCTCAAGTGGATAGTTCTTCTTCATCACCAAATTCAAGCATAGAGAAACAACCACAAGAACCAAATAAAGAAAGTACCATTGCTGGTAATGTTGTAAGTCAAGGAACTCCTTCTAATACGTCTAGTCAAACTTCTGATAATCCTTCTGGTCCAACTTCTAAAAATCCTCCTGGTCAAACTTCTAATGATTCTTCTAATTCACCCCAAGCTAGCAGCACTCCTTCAAACCCTCCTAAATCAGTTGATGTAAAATCTGCTTTCTTAAAACACTACAAAGGAGTAAAGGTTACTGGTTCATGTAATGCCAATTTTCAATTATTCCTTGTTCcacatatattcataaacgttgaaacaaaagaaaataacaTTCAGTTGGATGCAAAATTTATGAAATTAACTGAAAGAATACATTTTGAAAAAGATAAGAGTAAGTTAAAGAATAAGTGTGAACctgaaaaaaaacaaacatttaaatttgtattatatctTAAGGAGGATGTACTAACACTTAAATGGAAAGTAGATGAAGAGAAACCTGCTAATCCAc tTAAACCTGAAGAAAATACAGTAGATATAAGATTATACAAGTTACCAAAATTAGATCAACCAATAACCTCAATACAAGTACATACTCTAGCCATAGAAGGAAATTCTTATTTAATGGAAAGTAAAGATTATAGCTTAGGAAATAATATACCTG AAAAATGTGACGCAATAGCTTCAGATTGTTTCTTGAGtggaaatattaatatagaaaaatgtTTAAAATGTACCTTGAAAGTAAAAAAGGCAGAAGCTTCTGATGTATGTTACAAGTATGTCTCAAAAGATGAACCCAAGGAAACAAAACCAGCTAAGCCAGCAAGTGAAGTGAAGGAAGTAGAAGCTGCATCAGAAGATTATTCAGATGATAAAGAATATGAACTTTCTCAATCTATTAACAACATATTAAACAAAATGTACAAAAAACAAAGCagtgatgaaaaaaataataaaaaggaattaattaaattagaAGATGCAGATGATAGTTTACaagaagaattaaataaatattgtaaTTCATTAAAAGAAGTAGATGTTAATGGTGTATTATCAAATAATGAAGTAGGTAATGAAAAAGACGTATTCAATAAtttaacaatattattaaaagaacatATGGAAGAAAATGAACATGATGTTTTTGAAAAACTTAAAAACTCAGCattatgtttaaaaatatcGATGACTG atactaatgaaaaaaaagaatcaaataataatactgaAGTCAATGAAGATATGTTTAAAGAAAACGAACATGGAATTGTTGATTTAACCAAATTTCCTATAGATACAAATTATTTATCTTATAAACACGTAGACTATTCATACTGTAATAATGATTATTGTAACTGGTCAAAGGATAAAAATAGTTGTATATCACATATAGGTATAGAAGATCAAAAAAATTGTGCTTTATCCTGGGCCTTTGCATCTAAATATCATTTAGAAACTATTAAATGTATGAAAGGATATGAACATACTCCaatttcttcattatatatagcaAATTGtagtaaaaatgaaaatgaagatgTATGTACTGAAGGTTCAAACCCATTAAAAGTTTTACAAATGATTGAAGAAAAAGGATTCTTACCAACAGAAGTAGATTATTCATATGAACAAA aacaaaataatgatgaacaAAATTCTTTAAGTACTAAAGGATATACTTCATATGAAAGTGAAACATTTAAGAAAGACATGCATTCATTtgttaaattaataaaagatgAAATAATGAATAAAGGTTCAGTTATTGCTTATGTAAAAGCTGACAAATTAATGGGATATGGATTTAATGGAAAGAAAGTTCAAAACTTATGTGGTGATAAAACACCTGATCATGCAGTAAATATTATTGGTTAtg TTGATATGTATGGACCATCAGATTGTGAAGATAATTTCATTCACAGTGTAGTAGTATTTAATGTTGATTTACCTGTAAATGAAGAATCTGTCAAAAAAGAagctaaaatatataactattaTTTAAAAGCTTCTCCAGATTTTTATCATAActtatatttcaaaaatttCGATTCACAAATAGGTAAAACTGATGAAGCTGAAAATAAGAATTCATATGTATATGGACAAGAAGAAGCAGCGTCAGAACAAGCAACATTATTAACAGGATCAACAACAGCAGCAGGACCAGCAGGACCAGCAGGACCAGTAGGACCAGCAGGACCAGTAGGATCATCAGCAACAGAACAAGAAACACCAAAATCAAGGGCATCACAAGCATCATCAGACGTATCATCCCTAACATCACCAGGACCAGAAGCATCACCAGAAGGACCACAACCACCAACAACAGAATCAACAAGATCAGAATCCCCAGCAGTATCATCAGAACCACCAGTTCCAGAAAAGGCACAAGCATCATCAGCAGCACCAGCATCACAAGATAATACCCAAAGTGATAGATCTAAGGAAAAAGTTGATATATTCCACGTTTTAAAACACATTAAGGATGGTAAAATAAAGATGGGCTTAGTTAAATATGACCATTCTGATGCTCTTGGTGATGATCACGTATGTTCAAGATCCTATTCTTTCGGACCCAGAGAAACAAGAAGGATGTTAAATTTTGTAATGATAACTGGGAAAAATGTAAAGATACACCTTCTCCTGGATTTTGTTTAA